Part of the Clarias gariepinus isolate MV-2021 ecotype Netherlands chromosome 25, CGAR_prim_01v2, whole genome shotgun sequence genome is shown below.
TTGAAGATGATCCCCTCAGAGTGGTCCCGACATGCCAAACCGGGCGTCGGCTCAACCCTggaatttaaagtgtttttttttcctgactcgTAGCATCTCTCAgataaatcaatcaatccagACACCTTTATTATGAGAGACCTGTCTGATCTTCTGAGCACCTATAACCTCTTTAGTTAAGATGATCTGACAGGAGCCATGCTTCTGTGGCATTACCGCTGTGCTTAGCGAACTGGTGAAATCATCATCACTGAGGTTTTCAGGGAGTAATATCGACCGTGCCAGGTCTTCCAGAACATTCCCTGTTTCCTCTGATGCCTCTGTTTGGGAGGCGTGATGAAGTACTTTCCGTTGAGGTTGGAGCGGCCGCAGTTGCTGAACCACCAGCCACCTGAGAGGAGGACAAGAGGACATGAGGAAATGTTAGAATGAGCACTGACTGTTTCTCTACAGCAGTGCAGACAGATGTTACGATATTGTTGCTCACCAGACAGATGTTTGGCGCAGTTGAAGTCGTGTTTCCGGTCGTTGTCCCGGTCGCGGGTTGAGAAGGGCAGACTGGAAGACTCGGTGCTAAAAGAACTCTCCAGATTCCCGTCAGGACTTTCCAGAATCTGCAGAGAATAATTCTTGTCCTCGCCGTTGAGACGGAACCGGTACTGCACGCTTTGATGCTCATCTCTCCAGTCAGACATTCGGATCTTCAGCATGAACTCCTCATCTTTAGTCAGACGGAACACGTTCTCGAGTCCGAGCCAAAACTCACCTGCAGAGACAATTTTAGTTTAAACCTCGCTGAGATTCCTGATTCAGAGTAATAATAAAACCCATCAACTGACAATAAAGCTAGTAAAGTCTGAGCTAATGCTAAATGCCAACACAGGATAAATGCCAACTGCTAGACACTCGCGTGTTTTCAGATCAGTAACTCACCATCGAGGTTTCCGAAACCATTTTGATATTCGTTCCACAGCTGGTCGAAATCCACAGATCCATCATGACGTCTCTGGATCACGGTCCATCCaccgtctacacacacacacggcacaaacctgtttatttatggccaaaacaattttttatatctacacacacttatttttgGCATTTGACATTTGCAAAAAACAGTTTGGGCTTTGTGAAGATTTTCAGGTTTGTTTGCTCAGTGCCACACATTTGAAGGTTTTTTGGTTTGTTCGGTTGCGGCCGTACCTGAGGCCATCTCACAGGAGGCGCGGATCGGCGGCGAGTCTCGCGGCTGCAGTGTGTATACTCCGTTTGCCGTTTCGCCACGCAGGAACAAATCATGACAATTTGACGCTGTGACTGCAAAATAACAAACACATTTAGCACAAAACTTAAGCACAGGTATGATCATTTAtgtatgcgcgtgtgtgtgtgcgtggatgTGGATGTGGTCGTGCTATTGTTCTCTTGCAGTTTCCCATTTGGAAGCACTAAATGTGTAAACATGACCTTTCCCCTAGTTCCCAAGCTAACTTCCCTCATCTGctattcattacacacacaccatgcctCTTTCACGtgcacagcagtgtgtgtgtgacgtcacAGTGAGTGCTGACATTTGAGATGCAACCTCAAGGAGATGCAGTGGATTAAACTACACCGTTAAACGCCCATTGTTGTGTTCAAATCACTGAAAGTATTTTACTCCGATTCATAATTAGACAAAACTTCACATTTGCATAACACCATTCAGCTTTATTACAaaagggtctgtgtgtgtgtgtgtgacagatctAGGGTATAGGTCACGTTGTGTTTCTCTCTGTGATGGAATAAAACCCCCCTGAACAGCAGAAAGTCTGTACAAAGTTCACGAGACAAAAATACTTGTCTGTGTTCCATCTGGATCTCGGCCAGAAATCTGATCTAAACCGCGGCGTCTGTGCGGATCGGAACAGCACGCCTCAACTTTCACCTAGTTGGAAACTTTACAactcttttgttttattaaagatatatatataaaaaaaaaaactttatccgAAGCCTTTCTCCCTGACCTAATAACCttttataaacaataaacaggTTACTGTTCCCTTTAAACAGGACATGGAGTACCATTAATACTTTTACTAATGGTGGTGccaaattattggcaccccttgacttgtcagaaagaaaaaaaaaaaaaataaaagatatgcATGGGTGGTTTTTGTTCttattctctgtgtgtgtgtatgtgtgtgtgtttggaggttTGTGTTTTCACACTTTGAACACTTGTGTGATTACTGCATTTCATTAATCACACAGTCAACTGCTCTATTACTTCAAGGAATGTGTAATAACATGTGTAATAAACACTTATGACTTATAAACACAGCATAGGGTGTAACTCACCGGTCGGCGTGTCCTTCTGCTCAGTTTGAACTTCGTGAGCACTCGGGTTTAGTTTCTCCTTTCTCATCTGAATCtgtaaacacataaataattaatttaaacagaACTGCAGCATCAGTGTGATAAATTTATGACTTGAAGAGTTTAAATGAGAAAGTGTCACCTGACTCTGCAGTGCACGAATGCGAATGTTCTGTTTGTCGAGTTTCTCCTGCTGCTGCTTGACTCTCTCCACCAGGTCATCGATCCGCTGATTCTGGGCCTCCATCAGCAACTAAAGGCAAATCACACATTACAGAGGATTTTAATTATGTGTGTAACGATGGGgtttattaaatacattcaGAGTGAATAATACCACTGAcggaataacacacacacacacacagtaaagatTGTATGGTTTAAACATGTCATCAGTGTGACTGTAGTGTGACTCAGAACTCTACACACTTCTCCATCAGCTTGTTTCAGTCTCAGttccttatcatcatcatcatcatcatcatcatcatcatcacaccaGCTGGACTTAAATCTCACTCAGTCCATCTGGGGAAATGTTCCTGCACGTAC
Proteins encoded:
- the angptl4 gene encoding angiopoietin-related protein 4; translation: MKMRMKLSELLCFTVLVSSGSPAVKEKRVQYAAWDDVNVLAHGLLQLGQGLREHVERTGGQVREISAKLRAFNGSVSELAALTRRLHEDTEALRARAHSLEERESRVINMSSGLHEKLGRLLRDRQRATERIRHLEDKVDSMGRGGFTGGNYSDLRALQLLMEAQNQRIDDLVERVKQQQEKLDKQNIRIRALQSQIQMRKEKLNPSAHEVQTEQKDTPTVTASNCHDLFLRGETANGVYTLQPRDSPPIRASCEMASDGGWTVIQRRHDGSVDFDQLWNEYQNGFGNLDGEFWLGLENVFRLTKDEEFMLKIRMSDWRDEHQSVQYRFRLNGEDKNYSLQILESPDGNLESSFSTESSSLPFSTRDRDNDRKHDFNCAKHLSGGWWFSNCGRSNLNGKYFITPPKQRHQRKQGMFWKTWHGRYYSLKTSVMMISPVR